DNA from Candidatus Syntrophosphaera sp.:
GAGATCGACGAAACCAACAAGGTGCGCGTGGAATTCCAGCGCGGAGCCATCGCCAACCTGCTCACGCAACCCAGCGACCAGTCCTGATGTCCCCAGAGCCCAGGCTCCTTCCGGTCCGCATTTATGGGGACAATGTCCTGCGCCTCAAGGCGGAGGAGGTTTCCCGAATAAATGAAGAACTGCGGGAATTTGCCGCCGACCTCGTCCACACGATGTACAAGCGTGACGGGGTTGGTTTGGCGGCTCCGCAGGTGGGGTCCAGCATCCGCGTGATCGCTGTCGATCCCCATTGGAGCAGGGACGGCATGGCCAGGGAGCCGGTCGTGATGATCAATCCCGTGATCGAGGCCAATAGCGGCGAGACCGAGACGGAGGAAGGCTGCATCAGCCTGCCGGGCATTTTCGCCTATGTCGTGCGACCCTCCGTGATCACGGTTTCTTATACTGACCTGCAGGGAGAGCGGCAAAGGATGGAGCTTTCCGG
Protein-coding regions in this window:
- the def gene encoding peptide deformylase, with the translated sequence MSPEPRLLPVRIYGDNVLRLKAEEVSRINEELREFAADLVHTMYKRDGVGLAAPQVGSSIRVIAVDPHWSRDGMAREPVVMINPVIEANSGETETEEGCISLPGIFAYVVRPSVITVSYTDLQGERQRMELSGYPAVVIQHEIDHLDGILFIDRLGTIARLKQKLKLKELARTTVDGENIRTDL